In Balaenoptera acutorostrata chromosome 19, mBalAcu1.1, whole genome shotgun sequence, the following proteins share a genomic window:
- the PRMT1 gene encoding protein arginine N-methyltransferase 1 isoform X1: MAAAEAANCIMENFVATLANGMSLQPPLEEVSCAQAESSEKPNAEDMTSKDYYFDSYAHFGIHEEMLKDEVRTLTYRNSMFHNRHLFKDKVVLDVGSGTGILCMFAAKAGARKVIGIECSSISDYAVKIVKANKLDHVVTIIKGKVEEVELPVEKVDIIISEWMGYCLFYESMLNTVLYARDKWLAPDGLIFPDRATLYVTAIEDRQYKDYKIHWWENVYGFDMSCIKDVAIKEPLVDVVDPKQLVTNACLIKEVDIYTVKVEDLTFTSPFCLQVKRNDYVHALVAYFNIEFTRCHKRTGFSTSPESPYTHWKQTVFYMEDYLTVKTGEEIFGTIGMRPNAKNNRDLDFTIDLDFKGQLCELSCSTDYRMR, translated from the exons ATGGCGGCAGCCGAGGCCGCGAACTGCATCATGGAG AATTTTGTAGCCACCTTGGCTAATGGGATGAGCCTCCAGCCGCCTCTTGAAGAA GTCTCCTGTGCCCAGGCAGAAAGCAGCGAGAAGCCCAACGCTGAGGACATGACGTCCAAAGATTACTACTTTGACTCCTATGCTCACTTTGGCATCCACGAG GAAATGCTGAAAGATGAGGTCCGCACCCTCACGTACCGAAACTCCATGTTTCACAACCGGCACCTTTTCAAAGACAAGGTGGTGCTGGACGTGGGCTCGGGCACAGGGATCCTCTGCATGTTCGCTGCCAAGGCCGGGGCCCGCAAGGTCATCGGG ATCGAGTGTTCCAGTATCTCTGATTATGCGGTGAAGATCGTCAAAGCCAACAAGTTAGACCACG TGGTGACCATCATCAAGGGGaaggtggaggaggtggagctTCCGGTGGAGAAGGTGGACATCATCATCAGCGAGTGGATGGGCTACTGTCTCTTCTACGAGTCGATGCTCAATACCGTGCTCTACGCCCGGGACAAGTGGCTG GCACCCGATGGCCTCATCTTCCCGGACCGAGCCACGCTGTATGTGACGGCCATCGAGGACCGGCAGTACAAAGACTATAAGATCCACT ggtggGAGAACGTGTACGGCTTTGACATGTCTTGCATCAAAGACGTGGCCATCAAGGAGCCCCTGGTGGATGTGGTGGACCCCAAGCAGCTGGTCACCAACGCCTGCCTGATAAAG GAGGTGGACATCTACACGGTCAAGGTGGAAGACCTGACCTTCACCTCCCCCTTCTGCCTGCAAGTGAAGCGGAATGACTACGTGCATGCGCTGGTGGCCTACTTCAACATCGAGTTCACCCGCTGCCACAAGAGGACCGGTTTCTCCACCA GCCCTGAGTCCCCGTACACGCACTGGAAGCAGACGGTGTTCTACATGGAGGACTACCTGACGGTGAAGACGGGAGAGGAGATCTTTGGCACCATTGGCATGCGGCCCAATGCCAAGAACAAC CGTGACCTGGACTTCACCATTGACCTGGACTTCAAAGGCCAGCTGTGTGAGCTGTCCTGTTCCACCGACTACCGGATGCGCTGA
- the PRMT1 gene encoding protein arginine N-methyltransferase 1 isoform X2, with protein sequence MAAAEAANCIMEVSCAQAESSEKPNAEDMTSKDYYFDSYAHFGIHEEMLKDEVRTLTYRNSMFHNRHLFKDKVVLDVGSGTGILCMFAAKAGARKVIGIECSSISDYAVKIVKANKLDHVVTIIKGKVEEVELPVEKVDIIISEWMGYCLFYESMLNTVLYARDKWLAPDGLIFPDRATLYVTAIEDRQYKDYKIHWWENVYGFDMSCIKDVAIKEPLVDVVDPKQLVTNACLIKEVDIYTVKVEDLTFTSPFCLQVKRNDYVHALVAYFNIEFTRCHKRTGFSTSPESPYTHWKQTVFYMEDYLTVKTGEEIFGTIGMRPNAKNNRDLDFTIDLDFKGQLCELSCSTDYRMR encoded by the exons ATGGCGGCAGCCGAGGCCGCGAACTGCATCATGGAG GTCTCCTGTGCCCAGGCAGAAAGCAGCGAGAAGCCCAACGCTGAGGACATGACGTCCAAAGATTACTACTTTGACTCCTATGCTCACTTTGGCATCCACGAG GAAATGCTGAAAGATGAGGTCCGCACCCTCACGTACCGAAACTCCATGTTTCACAACCGGCACCTTTTCAAAGACAAGGTGGTGCTGGACGTGGGCTCGGGCACAGGGATCCTCTGCATGTTCGCTGCCAAGGCCGGGGCCCGCAAGGTCATCGGG ATCGAGTGTTCCAGTATCTCTGATTATGCGGTGAAGATCGTCAAAGCCAACAAGTTAGACCACG TGGTGACCATCATCAAGGGGaaggtggaggaggtggagctTCCGGTGGAGAAGGTGGACATCATCATCAGCGAGTGGATGGGCTACTGTCTCTTCTACGAGTCGATGCTCAATACCGTGCTCTACGCCCGGGACAAGTGGCTG GCACCCGATGGCCTCATCTTCCCGGACCGAGCCACGCTGTATGTGACGGCCATCGAGGACCGGCAGTACAAAGACTATAAGATCCACT ggtggGAGAACGTGTACGGCTTTGACATGTCTTGCATCAAAGACGTGGCCATCAAGGAGCCCCTGGTGGATGTGGTGGACCCCAAGCAGCTGGTCACCAACGCCTGCCTGATAAAG GAGGTGGACATCTACACGGTCAAGGTGGAAGACCTGACCTTCACCTCCCCCTTCTGCCTGCAAGTGAAGCGGAATGACTACGTGCATGCGCTGGTGGCCTACTTCAACATCGAGTTCACCCGCTGCCACAAGAGGACCGGTTTCTCCACCA GCCCTGAGTCCCCGTACACGCACTGGAAGCAGACGGTGTTCTACATGGAGGACTACCTGACGGTGAAGACGGGAGAGGAGATCTTTGGCACCATTGGCATGCGGCCCAATGCCAAGAACAAC CGTGACCTGGACTTCACCATTGACCTGGACTTCAAAGGCCAGCTGTGTGAGCTGTCCTGTTCCACCGACTACCGGATGCGCTGA
- the ADM5 gene encoding putative adrenomedullin-5-like protein produces the protein MTAHILLLLLLASSTLGYPDSAGRRPRHQVSQLRGHLCSLGTCQTHRLPEIIYWLRSASTKELSGKAGRKPQDPHSYGRRRRRAARLLLRLQDPSLRQGGQLSAQLAG, from the exons aTGACCGCCCACATCCTCCTGCTGTTGCTCCTCGCCTCCTCTACCCTGGGGTACCCGGACTCCGCGGGCAG GCGGCCCCGGCACCAGGTCTCCCAGCTGCGCGGGCACCTCTGTTCACTGGGCACGTGCCAGACGCACCGCCTGCCAGAGATTATATACTGGCTCCGCTCTGCCTCCACCAAGGAGCTCTCAGGGAAGGCGGGCCGCAAGCCTCAGGATCCCCACAGCTATGGGCGCCGCCGCCGGCGCGCGGCCAGACTCTTGCTGCGTCTCCAGGACCCCAGCCTGCGGCAAGGAGGCCAGCTCAGTGCCCAGCTCGCTGGGTGA
- the CPT1C gene encoding carnitine O-palmitoyltransferase 1, brain isoform isoform X2 — MAEAHQAVGFRPSLTSDTGEVELSAPMLQEIYLSGLRSWKRHLSRFWNDFLTGVFPASPLSWLFLFSAIQLAWFLQLDPSLGLMEKIKELLPDWGGQHHRLRGVLAAALFASCLWGALIFTLHVALRLLLSYHGWLLQPHGAMSSRTKTWLALVRIFSGRHPMLFSYQRSLPRQPVPSVQDTVRKYLESVRPVLSDEDFDWTATLAREFLRLQASLLQWYLQLKSWWASNYVSDWWEEFVYLRSRNSLMVNSNYYMMAARAGNAVHALLLYRHRLNRQEILPTLLMGMRPLCSAQYEKIFNTTRIPGVHKDHIRHLRDSRHVAVFHRGRFFRVGTHSQSGLLSPRALEQQFQRILDDPSPACPHEEHLAALTAAPRDMWAQVRRSLKTQAQEALEAVEGAAFFVSLDSEPAGLTREDPAASLDTYAHALLAGRGHDRWFDKSFSLIVFSNGKLGLSVEHSWADCPISGHMWEFTLATECFQLGYSADGHCKGHPDPSLPQPQRLHWDLPDKIHLSISLALRGAKTLSGNIDCHVFPFSHFGKSFIKRCHLSSDSFIQMALQLAYFRDRGQFCLTYESTMTRLFLEGRTETVRSCTREACNFVRAMEDKEKTDPQCLALFRLAVDKHQALLKAAMSGQGVDRHLFALYIVSQFLHLQSPFLDQVHSEQWQLATSQIPVQQIHLFDVHSYPDYVSSGGGFGPADDHGYGVSYIFMGDDVITFHISSKKSSTRTDSHRLGQHIEDALLDVAALFQEGQRLKRRGLAEEGSEHSRDSLPCHTRGSRAPTTATNF, encoded by the exons ATGGCTGAAGCGCACCAGGCCGTGGGCTTCCGACCCTCGCTGACTTCGGACACAGGAGAAGTGGAGCTCAGTGCCCCGATGTTGCAAGAGATCTACCTCTCCGGACTGCGCTCTTGGAAAAGGCATCTGTCCCGTTTCTGG AACGATTTTCTCACAGGTGTGTTCCCTGCTAGCCCCCTCAGCTGGCTGTTCCTCTTCAGTGCAATCCAGCTTGCCTGGTTCCTCCAGTTGGATCCTTCCTTAGGACTGATGGAGAAAATCAAAGAGTTGCTGCCAGACTG GGGTGGACAGCATCACAGGCTTCGGGGGGTCCTGGCGGCCGCGCTGTTTGCTTCGTGTCTGTGGGGAGCTCTGATCTTCACGCTTCATGTGGCCCTGAGGCTACTTCTGTCCTACCACGGCTGGCTCCTCCAACCCCACGGAGCCATGTCCTCACGCACCAAGACCTGGCTG GCCCTGGTTCGCATCTTCTCCGGCCGCCACCCAATGCTCTTCAGTTACCAACGCTCCCTGCCGCGTCAGCCTGTGCCCTCCGTGCAGGACACCGTGCGCAAG TATCTGGAGTCTGTCCGACCCGTCCTCTCCGACGAGGACTTCGACTGGACCGCGACCCTAGCACGGGAATTCCTGAGGCTGCAGGCGTCACTGCTGCAGTGGTACCTTCAGCTCAAGTCCTGGTGGGCGTCCAATTAT GTCAGCGACTGGTGGGAAGAATTTGTGTACCTGCGCTCCCGGAACTCACTGATGGTGAATAGCAACTACTATATGATG GCCGCCCGTGCGGGGAACGCAGTCCACGCCCTCCTTCTGTACCGCCACCGCCTGAACCGCCAGGAGATCCTGCCG actttgctgatgggaatgcgGCCCTTGTGCTCTGCCCAGTATGAGAAGATATTCAACACCACGCGAATTCCCGGGGTCCACAAAG ACCACATCCGCCACCTTCGTGACAGCAGACACGTGGCCGTCTTCCACCGGGGCCGATTCTTCCGCGTGGGGACCCACTCCCAGAGTGGCCTGCTTTCCCCGCGGGCCCTGGAGCAGCAGTTCCAGCGAATCCTGGACGACCCCTCTCCTGCCTGCCCCCACGAGGAGCATCTGGCGGCCTTGACCGCTGCTCCGAG GGACATGTGGGCCCAGGTGCGGAGGTCCCTGAAGACCCAGGCCCAGGAGGCCCTGGAGGCCGTCGAAGGGGCTGCTTTCTTTGTATCACTCGACTCTGAGCCCGCGGGGCTCACCAGGGAGGACCCTGCAGCTTCCTTAGACACCTATGCCCACGCCCTGCTGGCCGGCAGGGGCCACGACCG CTGGTTTGACAAATCCTTCTCCTTAATCGTCTTCTCCAACGGGAAGCTGGGCCTCAGCGTGGAGCACTCGTGGGCTGACTGCCCCATCTCAGGACACATGTGGGAG TTCACTCTGGCCACAGAATGCTTTCAGCTGGGCTACTCGGCAGACGGTCACTGCAAGGGACACCCTGACCCCTCACTGCCCCAGCCCCAGCGGCTGCACTGGGACCTTCCAGACAAG atccatctatccatctctcTAGCCCTGAGGGGAGCCAAGACCTTGTCTGGAAACATCGACTGCCACGTCTTCCCCTTCTCCCACTTCGGCAAGAGCTTCATCAAACGCTGCCACCTCTCTTCAGACAGCTTCATCCAGATGGCCTTGCAGCTGGCCTACTTTCGG GACAGGGGTCAATTCTGCCTGACTTATGAGTCGACCATGACTCGCTTGTTCCTGGAAGGGCGGACAGAGACGGTGCGTTCTTGCACGAGGGAGGCCTGCAACTTTGTGAGAGCCATGGAAGACAAAGAGAAGACA GACCCACAGTGCCTCGCCCTGTTCCGCTTGGCGGTGGACAAGCACCAAGCCCTGCTGAAGGCAGCGATGAGTGGACAGGGGGTCGACCGCCACCTCTTTGCTCTCTACATCGTGTCCCAGTTCCTCCACCTGCAGTCTCCCTTCCTGGACCAG GTTCACTCGGAGCAGTGGCAGCTGGCTACCAGCCAGATTCCTGTTCAGCAAATCCACCTGTTCGACGTCCACAGTTACCCCGACTATGTTTCCTCTGGTGGTGGATTCGGGCCT GCTGATGACCATGGTTATGGTGTTTCCTACATCTTCATGGGGGATGATGTGATCACCTTCCACATCTCCAGCAAAAAATCAAGCACAAGAACG GACTCCCACCGGCTGGGGCAGCACATCGAGGATGCATTGTTGGACGTGGCCGCCCTTTTCCAGGAGGGGCAGCGTCTTAAGCGCAGAGGGTTAGCGGAGGAGGGCTCGGAGCACAGCCGTGACTCTCTCCCCTGCCATACCAGGGGCTCCAGGGCACCCACGACAGCCACTAACTTTTGA
- the CPT1C gene encoding carnitine O-palmitoyltransferase 1, brain isoform isoform X1, which yields MAEAHQAVGFRPSLTSDTGEVELSAPMLQEIYLSGLRSWKRHLSRFWNDFLTGVFPASPLSWLFLFSAIQLAWFLQLDPSLGLMEKIKELLPDWGGQHHRLRGVLAAALFASCLWGALIFTLHVALRLLLSYHGWLLQPHGAMSSRTKTWLALVRIFSGRHPMLFSYQRSLPRQPVPSVQDTVRKYLESVRPVLSDEDFDWTATLAREFLRLQASLLQWYLQLKSWWASNYVSDWWEEFVYLRSRNSLMVNSNYYMMDFLYVTPTPVQAARAGNAVHALLLYRHRLNRQEILPTLLMGMRPLCSAQYEKIFNTTRIPGVHKDHIRHLRDSRHVAVFHRGRFFRVGTHSQSGLLSPRALEQQFQRILDDPSPACPHEEHLAALTAAPRDMWAQVRRSLKTQAQEALEAVEGAAFFVSLDSEPAGLTREDPAASLDTYAHALLAGRGHDRWFDKSFSLIVFSNGKLGLSVEHSWADCPISGHMWEFTLATECFQLGYSADGHCKGHPDPSLPQPQRLHWDLPDKIHLSISLALRGAKTLSGNIDCHVFPFSHFGKSFIKRCHLSSDSFIQMALQLAYFRDRGQFCLTYESTMTRLFLEGRTETVRSCTREACNFVRAMEDKEKTDPQCLALFRLAVDKHQALLKAAMSGQGVDRHLFALYIVSQFLHLQSPFLDQVHSEQWQLATSQIPVQQIHLFDVHSYPDYVSSGGGFGPADDHGYGVSYIFMGDDVITFHISSKKSSTRTDSHRLGQHIEDALLDVAALFQEGQRLKRRGLAEEGSEHSRDSLPCHTRGSRAPTTATNF from the exons ATGGCTGAAGCGCACCAGGCCGTGGGCTTCCGACCCTCGCTGACTTCGGACACAGGAGAAGTGGAGCTCAGTGCCCCGATGTTGCAAGAGATCTACCTCTCCGGACTGCGCTCTTGGAAAAGGCATCTGTCCCGTTTCTGG AACGATTTTCTCACAGGTGTGTTCCCTGCTAGCCCCCTCAGCTGGCTGTTCCTCTTCAGTGCAATCCAGCTTGCCTGGTTCCTCCAGTTGGATCCTTCCTTAGGACTGATGGAGAAAATCAAAGAGTTGCTGCCAGACTG GGGTGGACAGCATCACAGGCTTCGGGGGGTCCTGGCGGCCGCGCTGTTTGCTTCGTGTCTGTGGGGAGCTCTGATCTTCACGCTTCATGTGGCCCTGAGGCTACTTCTGTCCTACCACGGCTGGCTCCTCCAACCCCACGGAGCCATGTCCTCACGCACCAAGACCTGGCTG GCCCTGGTTCGCATCTTCTCCGGCCGCCACCCAATGCTCTTCAGTTACCAACGCTCCCTGCCGCGTCAGCCTGTGCCCTCCGTGCAGGACACCGTGCGCAAG TATCTGGAGTCTGTCCGACCCGTCCTCTCCGACGAGGACTTCGACTGGACCGCGACCCTAGCACGGGAATTCCTGAGGCTGCAGGCGTCACTGCTGCAGTGGTACCTTCAGCTCAAGTCCTGGTGGGCGTCCAATTAT GTCAGCGACTGGTGGGAAGAATTTGTGTACCTGCGCTCCCGGAACTCACTGATGGTGAATAGCAACTACTATATGATG GACTTCCTGTATGTCACGCCCACTCCCGTGCAGGCCGCCCGTGCGGGGAACGCAGTCCACGCCCTCCTTCTGTACCGCCACCGCCTGAACCGCCAGGAGATCCTGCCG actttgctgatgggaatgcgGCCCTTGTGCTCTGCCCAGTATGAGAAGATATTCAACACCACGCGAATTCCCGGGGTCCACAAAG ACCACATCCGCCACCTTCGTGACAGCAGACACGTGGCCGTCTTCCACCGGGGCCGATTCTTCCGCGTGGGGACCCACTCCCAGAGTGGCCTGCTTTCCCCGCGGGCCCTGGAGCAGCAGTTCCAGCGAATCCTGGACGACCCCTCTCCTGCCTGCCCCCACGAGGAGCATCTGGCGGCCTTGACCGCTGCTCCGAG GGACATGTGGGCCCAGGTGCGGAGGTCCCTGAAGACCCAGGCCCAGGAGGCCCTGGAGGCCGTCGAAGGGGCTGCTTTCTTTGTATCACTCGACTCTGAGCCCGCGGGGCTCACCAGGGAGGACCCTGCAGCTTCCTTAGACACCTATGCCCACGCCCTGCTGGCCGGCAGGGGCCACGACCG CTGGTTTGACAAATCCTTCTCCTTAATCGTCTTCTCCAACGGGAAGCTGGGCCTCAGCGTGGAGCACTCGTGGGCTGACTGCCCCATCTCAGGACACATGTGGGAG TTCACTCTGGCCACAGAATGCTTTCAGCTGGGCTACTCGGCAGACGGTCACTGCAAGGGACACCCTGACCCCTCACTGCCCCAGCCCCAGCGGCTGCACTGGGACCTTCCAGACAAG atccatctatccatctctcTAGCCCTGAGGGGAGCCAAGACCTTGTCTGGAAACATCGACTGCCACGTCTTCCCCTTCTCCCACTTCGGCAAGAGCTTCATCAAACGCTGCCACCTCTCTTCAGACAGCTTCATCCAGATGGCCTTGCAGCTGGCCTACTTTCGG GACAGGGGTCAATTCTGCCTGACTTATGAGTCGACCATGACTCGCTTGTTCCTGGAAGGGCGGACAGAGACGGTGCGTTCTTGCACGAGGGAGGCCTGCAACTTTGTGAGAGCCATGGAAGACAAAGAGAAGACA GACCCACAGTGCCTCGCCCTGTTCCGCTTGGCGGTGGACAAGCACCAAGCCCTGCTGAAGGCAGCGATGAGTGGACAGGGGGTCGACCGCCACCTCTTTGCTCTCTACATCGTGTCCCAGTTCCTCCACCTGCAGTCTCCCTTCCTGGACCAG GTTCACTCGGAGCAGTGGCAGCTGGCTACCAGCCAGATTCCTGTTCAGCAAATCCACCTGTTCGACGTCCACAGTTACCCCGACTATGTTTCCTCTGGTGGTGGATTCGGGCCT GCTGATGACCATGGTTATGGTGTTTCCTACATCTTCATGGGGGATGATGTGATCACCTTCCACATCTCCAGCAAAAAATCAAGCACAAGAACG GACTCCCACCGGCTGGGGCAGCACATCGAGGATGCATTGTTGGACGTGGCCGCCCTTTTCCAGGAGGGGCAGCGTCTTAAGCGCAGAGGGTTAGCGGAGGAGGGCTCGGAGCACAGCCGTGACTCTCTCCCCTGCCATACCAGGGGCTCCAGGGCACCCACGACAGCCACTAACTTTTGA